In Portunus trituberculatus isolate SZX2019 chromosome 10, ASM1759143v1, whole genome shotgun sequence, one genomic interval encodes:
- the LOC123502164 gene encoding low-density lipoprotein receptor-like isoform X1 — protein sequence MGATDGGGVMERVEGERERAGRTERRTRKEGIRRNAPGSPRLCHDGYFQCGEGLCIPDALVCDGELNCIAGNDEENCAQGKARNCFPGYFQCAIGNCIPDSLVCNGELNCVTGNDEAFC from the exons ATGGGAGCGACGGATGGCGGTGGAGTGatggagagagtggagggagagagggagagagccgggagaacagagagaaggacgaggaaggaaggaatacggAGAAATG CCCCGGGCAGTCCCAGGTTGTGCCACGACGGGTACTTCCAGTGTGGCGAGGGTCTGTGCATTCCTGACGCGCTGGTGTGTGATGGGGAATTGAACTGCATAGCTGGGAATGACGAGGAGAACTGTGCGCAAG GCAAGGCGCGTAACTGCTTCCCAGGATACTTCCAGTGTGCCATTGGTAACTGCATCCCCGATAGCCTTGTGTGTAACGGAGAACTTAATTGTGTGACGGGCAACGATGAGGCCTTCTGCTGA
- the LOC123502164 gene encoding low-density lipoprotein receptor-like isoform X2 has product MSRPLVSLLLFMLVAVFCCVMAAPGSPRLCHDGYFQCGEGLCIPDALVCDGELNCIAGNDEENCAQGKARNCFPGYFQCAIGNCIPDSLVCNGELNCVTGNDEAFC; this is encoded by the exons ATGTCGCGCCCCCTCGTCTCCCTGCTGCTGTTCATGCTGGTGGCTGTCTTCTGCTGTGTCATGGCGG CCCCGGGCAGTCCCAGGTTGTGCCACGACGGGTACTTCCAGTGTGGCGAGGGTCTGTGCATTCCTGACGCGCTGGTGTGTGATGGGGAATTGAACTGCATAGCTGGGAATGACGAGGAGAACTGTGCGCAAG GCAAGGCGCGTAACTGCTTCCCAGGATACTTCCAGTGTGCCATTGGTAACTGCATCCCCGATAGCCTTGTGTGTAACGGAGAACTTAATTGTGTGACGGGCAACGATGAGGCCTTCTGCTGA